The sequence TTATACTAAACCCATATAGATAATGAATACCAGAATTTTATTATTGGTATTTTCCCTGTTGATTTTTCCACTTCAGAAAGCAATATCACAAAGTGGAATAAGCCACGAAGTTGGTGTTGTTGCAGGTCCTTTAGCTTTTTTTAGCGATTATGGGCAGCGTGAAAATTTTGAAACTAATATAGGAAATACAGGCATTGGCTTTGGGCTACTATATTTTATGAACTTTACCAATAGGGCAGATGCGGGCTATAGTGTACCAGAACGTTATTTCTATGATCACTTTAAGATTCGTGGTGAGTTGGATTTTCATAAAACAAGTTTTGAACATTTTGGACGTTGGGTAGCAGATGATCAACAATCACTTTTCGCAGACCAGCTTCGTGCTATGAGCGGTTCTACCACTGTTATTGATCTTGGCTTCCAACTAGAGTATTTTCCTTTTAGTCTTCAAAGATTTGAATATCGTGAATATACTGTTTCTCCGTTTGTTAGCTTTGGATTACATTGGTCTTATTTTAATCCGAAGGTTGAATCTTCTTTAGGGCCTCTTAACACCTTAATATCTACACCTGTAAAATATTTTGATTCTTTTCAACAGGCTCCTGGACAAACGTTTTCTGTTGTTGCAAGTGCTGGAATGCGCTATAAGCTGAACCGCGATAGTGATTTAATTTTTGATGTCCGCTGGCAAAACTATTTCAGCAATTGGGTTGATGGCTTAAATCCTGATGTACCTGAAAACAAATCGAATGATTGGATTTTCTGGGTTAATGTTGGTTATATTTATTATTTGGATTAAAAATTTCGCAATTAAAATATTAAAAAAGGATCAGATTTTAAAAATCTAACCCTTTTTTCCATTTTTAAAATACTTGCGGAATTTTGAACATTGGAAACTTTTATTATCCAATCGCTTGCTCTAAATCTGCAATTAAATCTTCCACATCTTCAATACCAACAGAAAGACGAATTAACGAATCTACAATCCCTGTTTTTTCACGTTCTTCTTTCGGAATACTAGCATGTGTCATACTTGCGGGATGTCCGGCAAGACTTTCCACACCACCTAGACTTTCAGCTAAAGTGAATATTTTTAGATTTTCAACTATTTTGATGGCTTGTTTATAATTGCTTCCTTTAATTACAAATGAAATCATTCCACCAAAACCCTTCATCTGTGCCTTAGCAATTGAATGATTGGGATGGTTTTCAAAACCAGGCCAATATACTTTTTCGATTTTCGGATGATTTGCTAAATATTCGGCAATAGCTTTTCCGTTTTCGCAATGACGTTGCATGCGGATATGAAGGGTTTTCAAACCACGAAGAATCAAGAAACAGTCTTGCGGTCCGCAAATGGCACCGCTTGCATTTTGGATGAAATATAATTTTTCTGCAAGGTCTTTGTCTTTCACAATCAAAGCACCCATAACCACATCACTATGGCCGCCAAGATATTTTGTGGCGCTGTGCATCACAATATCTGCGCCCATTTCCAAGGGTTGCTGCAAATAGGGAGTTGCAAAAGTATTGTCAACCGCAAGCAAAACTTTGTGTTTTTTGGCAATAGAGGCTGCTTTCTTGATGTCAATAATGTTCATCATTGGGTTGGTTGGTGTTTCTACCCAAATCAGTTTTGTTTTATCATTAACATAATCTTCAATTTTTTCAGCGTTTTCCATTCCGACGAAATGAAACTTGATGCCGAAACCTTCAAAAATCTTCGTAAATAACCGATATGTTCCACCGTAAAGATCGTTGGTTGAAATTACCTCGTCGCCCGGTTTTAAAAGTTTTATAACAGCATCAATCGCTGCGAGACCACTTCCGAAGGCAAGACCGAATTCACCATTTTCAAGACTGGCGAATGCTCGCTCCAAAGCTGCACGCGTTGGGTTACCACTTCTGGAATATTCAAAACCTTTATGACCTCCGGGCGTAGTTTGCGAATAGGTTGAGGTTTGATAAATTGGTGGCATCACAGCGCCGAAAGCAGGATCTACATTGTGCTGGCCGCCGTGTATCGTTTTAGTGTTGAATTTCATACTCATTATGAAGTTTTTAAAGTGAAAATTAGCAATTTCAAATCTATATTATATCATTTAATATAACTTTCACAATAGCTGATTTTAAAGTTATTACTTTTGAATCACAAATGTAAAAGTTTCATTTGTGATAGCTAACCATCTATTCCATTTAACATATGAACACCAGAATTACCGTCTTGGCTTTAATTGCACTTATAACCGTGAGTTGCAACCAAGAAAAGAATATTGAGTTTTCTCCAGAAAGTTTTACCGAAAAGGAACTTTCTATCTGTAAAAACAGCAAATGTCCTGAAATTACGATTAATTATGTGGAAGTTTTTGGCGATGATGAGGTTTCCAAAAAGATTAACAAAAAGATCAAAAATTTTATCTTTAGTTCGCTGCTAATGGGCGAAGACTCTATACCTTCGGCAAAAACTATTCAAGAAGCGGCGACAAATTTTATTGAGGCTTACAATGCAGACAAAGCCCAATTTCCGGACATGGCTGGTGACTATTTTGCCGAAATTTCTGTGAACGAAATTTATAACTCGCCAAAACATATTTGTTTCGAAATGCGCCAATATCTTTTCACTGGCGGCGCACACGGTTATGGAACCACTTCATTTTTAAACCTTGACCCTAAAACAGGAGATGAACTCACATCTAAAGAACTTTTCAAAAGCAATAAAGAATTAGTCGCTTTTGCAGAAAATAAATTTCGCTTACAACAAAATATTGCAAAGAATCAATCCATAAATGACACTGGCTTTTGGTTCGAGAATGAAAAATTTTATCTTCCCGAAAGTGTTGGTTTCACTCGAGATAGTCTTATTTTTATATACAATCAGTACGATATTGCCAGTTATGCAGACGGTCCTATTGAGTTGAAAATAGCGATGAAAGAAGCTGCGCCTTTCCTAAGTATTGATTAGTTTTGAATTATGATTTTTTGCCTTCTCGAAGATTCGAGACTAAAGAGAAATCATAGAAATTATTTTTTAGGCTATAATTAAATTTTAAAATGCAAAAAGTATACTATTTATCAACTTGTGATACCTGTAAGCGCGTGATGAACGAAATAGAAATTCCTTCGTCATTCATAAAACAGGACATTAAAACACAAGGAATTACCGCGGAAGAATTGGATCAACTTTTTAACTTCACGGATAGTTACGAAGAACTTTTCAGCAGAAGAGCGAAATTATACCAAGAGAGAAATTTAAAAGATGAAAATCTTTTAGAAGAAGACTACAAAGCGATGATTTTGGAGCATTATACTTTTTTGAAACGCCCCGTAATCGTAAACAATGATAAAATTTTTATAGGAAGTAGTCCAAAAACTGTTGCTGCTGCCAAAAAATCCATTCATTCTAAATAATGGATAAGCGCTTCGTTGCCATACTTGCCGCAACCGCAACCGAGACTATTTATGGTGTTAATCACACCATTGCCAAAGGTTTGATGCCGCACGTAATTCAACCTTTTGGATTTATAGTTTTGCGTGTTGGTGGTGCAGCCTTACTTTTTTGGCTTTTAAGTTTATTTACAAAATCTGAGAAAATAGATAGAAAAGATTGGTGGCGAATTCTGGCCTGCGCCGTCTTTGGTATGGTGCTGAATATGTTGATGTTCTTTAAGGGTTTAAGCCTTTCAACACCTATAAACAGTGCGGTTTCAATGACAATAACTCCAGTTTTATTGTTGCTCCTCACGGCGTTGATTCTGCGGGAACGCATTACTTGGATAAAAACCGCGGGAATCATTTTTGGGCTTTCCGGCGCTTTGGTACTTATTCTATTTCAAGAAAAAACCCAGAATAATGCACCAAACATTCCTCTGGGAAACCTTCTGTTTGTGCTTAACGCAATATCTTATTCCTTTTATTTGATATTAGTAAAACCTTTGGTCTCTAAATACAAAGCCGTCACATTGTTGAAGTATTTCTTCCTCATCGCTTTCTTCATCAATTTACCTGTTGGTTATTCAGAATTTATTCAGGTGGAGTGGATGCAACTTACTTCTTCAGAAATATGGCAAATGGTTTTTGTGGTTGTAGCCACTTCATTTTTAACCTATCTATTTAATATTTTTGCGCTGAAGCAGTTAAGTCCATCAACTGTTGGGGTTTTTATTTATCTCCAACCGGTAGTTGCAACAATTTTCGCAGTTTTGGCTGGTGCAGATAGTCTTAATGCACTCAGAATTGGGGCGGCAAGTTTAATTTTTGTAGGCGTATTTCTTTCAACCCGAAAACCAAAAAAAGCCATTTTGCCGACTTAATTAAATTATAAATTTAAGTCCTGCGGACGCTCGCTGAATTTTCTGGTGTTTTCTTTAGTAAGAATTCTGAAATCATCTGTTTTTTCCAAATTATTGAATTTGTCATAAAAATCCTTTGGAAGCCCTGTAAGTTTTCGTTCTTTCAAATCAATCCAACCGCCCATCATTTCACAACGAGCGCAGTTTTTCCCCTTTTCGTCGTAGAAGTTATGTAGAAATTCAAAATACATTCCGTCTTCGGATAAACCTTTTAATTGAAGTGAAACAGTAACAGGTTTGCCAGGAAAAAATTCACGGAAATAATACATATGTTCATAAAATGCCACTGGTCCTAAATTATGTTCTGCTAAACTTTGTTGGTCCATTCCGCTTTGCATCAAGAAGCTCATACGGGTGTGGCTCATGTAATCTATATACGCGCTGTTGCGCATATGTCGGTTTGCATCTATATCGCTCCAGCGTATTTCAAATTGTTTTGTGTACATCATCAATTTTTTATGCAAATTTAAGCTACTTTTGTTATGCAAGCATAGTAAATATGTTTAGTTTCTGTTAAAACTTCTTTAGAGAATGACCCTTATAAAAAGTAATTATAAACCCAAATTTCCTTTTAAAAACGGACATTTTTCAACTATCTATTCTGCGAAATTTCGGCCTTCACCAAAATTGATTCAGCTGCGGGAACGTTTGCAATTGGCTGATGGCGATTTTATGGATATTGATTTTTCTTTTTCCAAAAATCCTTCAAAAAAAGTTACAATCCTGCTTCACGGTTTGGAAGGAAACGCACAACGAACCTATATTAGAGGGCAAACCAAAGTTTTAATCGAAAACGGTTGGGATGTTGCAGCGGTAAACTTTCGTGGTTGCAGTGGGGAGAAAAATCTTTCCTTTCAATCTTATAACGCAGGCAAAACTGATGATTTGGAAGCGGTTGTAGATTTTATTCTGAAAAAAGATAAATATAATGAAATTGCCTTGGTTGGTTTTAGTCTCGGCGGAAACTTGCTTTTGAAATATTTAGGCGAACGCGAGTCTTTTCCGAAGCAAATAAAGAAAGCGGTCGCTATTTCTACACCCTTAAGTTTGAAGGGTTCTTTGGAATCTTTGAATGAATTTTCAAATTGGATTTATCAAACTTCTTTTCTAATAAATCTTCGGAAAAAATACAAAGCGAAAATGAAGGATTTCCCTGAAAGGATGACGGTTTCAGATTATAAAAAGATTACTTCTCTTTTGCAGTTTGATCATGTTTATACCGCGCCAGCTCACGGTTTTAAAGATGCTTTTGACTATTATAAAAAGAATAGTAGCTTGCAATTTATTCCAAATATTCAAATTCCAGTTTATATCTTGAATGCTGCAAATGATAGCTTTCTTTCTTCGGAATGCTATCCAAAGGAATTGGCTTCAACAATGAAAAATCTTCAGCTTGAAATTCCAAAATATGGCGGCCATGTTGGTTTTCATCAAACCAATAAATTGTACTATAGTGAATCGCGAACTTTGGAATTTTTGAACGAATAAGACAACTATTCATAATACCTACTGCCCACTACCCACAAAAAAACTATTTCCTTACCTTTGCGCTTCAAAAAATCAGGAATATGATTCAATCCATGACCGGATACGGCAAAGAAGTAGTTCAATTGCCTTCCAAAACCATTTCTATAGAAGTTAAATCATTAAACAGCAAAGGCCTTGATCTGAACACGCGCGTTCCTTCAGCTTACCGTGAAAAGGAGCTCGAAATTCGCGATTTGCTTGCGAAATCATTGCAAAGAGGAAAAATAGACTTTTCACTTTACATTGAAGTTACTGGCGAAGAAGTTTCAACGCAGTTGAATGAAATCGCTGTAAAACAATACATAAAACAGTTAGCAAAAGTGGTTGATGGGGATCCTGTAGAGCTTTTAAAAATGGCCGTGCGGATGCCCGATGCTTTAAAAACGGAGCGCGAAGAGATTGATGAAAAGGAATATGAAACCATTTTAAAAGGAGTGGACAAAGCCTTAGAAGCAATTAACAAATACAGAACTGACGAAGGTTTGGTCTTGGGAAATGATTTTTTAGATCGTACCAAAACCATCGCAAAATTACTTGAAGACGTAATTGCTTTAGATCCCGAAAGGATTGACGGAGTTAAAGAAAGACTGCGCAAAGCAGTTTCAGATTTAAAGGAAAAAGTGGATGAAAATCGTTTTGAGCAGGAATTGATTTATTACCTAGAAAAATACGACATCACCGAAGAAAAAGTACGTTTAAAAAACCATTTGGAATACTTTGAAGAAACTTTGAAATCCAACGATTCCAACGGAAAAAAATTGGGTTTCATTACGCAGGAAATAGGACGTGAAATCAATACCATTGGTAGTAAAGCAAACTATGCACCAATGCAGCAAGTGGTGGTGCAAATGAAGGACGAGCTAGAAAAAATTAAAGAGCAAGCGCTAAACGTTTTATAGATGGAAGGAGGAAAATTGATAGTGTTTTCAGCACCTTCTGGAAGTGGAAAAACCACCATAGTGCAACATTTGTTGAAACAGGAAGATCTCAATTTGGAGTTTTCGGTTTCATGTACTTCGCGGGAAGCTCGAGGTGACGAAAAGCACGGGGAAAATTACTATTTCATTTCATTAAAAGAATTTAAACAACACATCAAAAACGATGACTTTTTGGAGTGGGAAGAAGTATATCGCGACAATTTTTACGGTACTTTAAAAAGTGAAGTTGAAAGAATCTGGAGCCACAAAAAAAATGTAATTTTTGATATTGATGTTGTTGGCGGACTTCGAATTAAAAAGAAATATCCAGATAAAACTTTATCTGTTTTTGTTAAACCTCCAAGCATTGACGAGCTAAAAATTAGACTGAAAAAACGCAAAACCGAAAGCGACGAGCGTATAAATATGCGTATTGCCAAAGCTTCTGTAGAACTTGCCACAGCGCCACAGTTTGATTACATCATAAAGAATCACGATTTGGAAACCGCCTTAAACGAAGCACATGATTTGGTGGAGAGATTTATAAAAAATTAGAATCACACAACGTACAGACGCACGGACGTGCGTCTCAGAATGTGATGAATTGATCCTTATGAATGTATAGACGCACCTCCGTGCGACTCTACGGCGCAAATTAAAATAATGACGAAAAAAATAGGACTCTATTTCGGTACTTTCAACCCAATTCATGTTGGGCATTTGATTATTGCCAACCATTTAGCAGAGTTCAGCGATTTAGATGAGGTTTGGTTTGTGGTAACGCCGCACAATCCGCATAAAATTAAAAAGACACTTTTAGAAGACCATCACCGCTTAACAATGGTTCGAATAGCCGTTGAAGATTACCCGAAATTACACGCCAGCAACGTAGAGTTTGATCTTCCGCAGCCCAATTATACGGTGAATACTTTGGCTTATTTGGAAGAAAAATATTCAGAAAAAAATTTCTGCTTGATTATGGGTGAGGACAATCTCAAAAGTTTTCAGAAGTGGAAAAATTATGAAGTGATTCTAGAGCGCTATTCAATCTATGTTTATCCAAGAATTTCCGAAGGAACTGTTGAAACGCAATTTAACAATCATAAAAAAATTAAAAAGGTTGATGCACCAATTATAGAGCTTTCTTCAACTTTTATCCGGAATGGAATAAAGTCTGGAAAAAATATAAAGCCAATGCTTTCTTCGGAAGTTTGGAAATATTTAGATGAAATGAACTTCTACAAATAAAAAAGCCGCCCCACCAATTAACACTTAGGGGGCGGCCTCAACTAAATAACCAACCATAACTATTGAAACACTTTTCATATTGATTTGAAATTTCATCTCAACAATCAACAGCAATAACGTCAGAAGATTTTAAATCATTGCGTGACTAGTATTAAGGTCATGTTAAATATTCTCAAGGTTTCATAAAAATGAAGATTTCCTGTTTGGGGACAAAATTAAAGGCATAAAAAAAGACCGTCTTCTCAGACAGTCCTTTTATTTTTTGCAATCAATCTAGCTTATTTTTTGTTGTTTACTTCTTTAATGTACTTCTCCAAAGCCATCGTCATAGAAGGAGTTTCTGGGGTGGGCGCTTGTATATCTACCCGCAGACCTTGATCTTGGGCGGCCTTAACCGTGGTGTTTCCAAAAACGGCTATACAAGTATCTTTTTGGTCAAAATCTGGAAAGTTTTCAAACAGAGATTCAATTCCGCTTGGACTGAAAAACACTAGAATGTCATAATAAACATCCCGAAGGTCCGAAAGGTCACTAATTACCGTCTTGTAAAAAGTGGCTTCTTTCCAATCTACCTTTAATTCATTAAGAACTGCTGGAATATCCTCTTTTAACTTATCTGAAGTGGGAAGTAGGAATTTTTCGTTTTTATATTTTTTTATAAGGGGCGCAAGTTCAGGAAATGTTCTTTTCCCAACATATATCTTTCTTTTTCTGTAAACCACGTATTTTTGAAGATAGTAAGCAACAGCTTCACTCAAACAAAAATATTTCATAGTGTCTGGTACCTTAAAACGAAGTTCTTCAGCAATGCGGAAATAATGATCCACAGAGTTTCTGCTGGTAAGAATAATGGCGGAATATTTTGTAAGGTCAACTTTTTGAGATCGAACATCTTTGCCTGACACACCTTCAACATGTATAAAGGGACGAAAGTCTATTTTCACTTTTTGTTTTTCGATTAAATCGAAATAAGGCGAGTTTTCAATTTTAGGCTCGGGTTGGGATACTAAAATAGTTTTCACTTTCATAAATTCTCCTGTTTATTTATAATGATAATCACTTAAAACAACGTTTTATAGAGTATAATATAGGGGGCAATTTCAAGTGCGCAAAGATACAAAATAAAATAGAAGAAATTACGGAATATCAAATTTCCATTTTTCTTATAGCTGTATAACAATGCAATAGTATTCAAAGCAAGAGCAAAACCAGCAAAAACTACTAGTGAGACAGTAGTTGGCGGGTATATAAAAAGAAAAAAAAGATTGCCAATAAAAAAGATTATACCAAGAAAATTACGATAACTTAATTTTTGGTAGAGATAATTATTGATAATCTCGTCCAAAGAGAAGATATTAGCTATAATTTTTTCCAAAGAAAACTTCATTAAAATAAATATTCCGTAACCAGTAAAAATTTGAAGAAATAACCATTCATTTTTTTGAACTTCCATTGGATTGAAGACTTCAAAAACCAAAAAAACAAAAACCGAAACACAAATTAGCTGCGCAACGAAGAGCATCATATTGAACGGATGGTTCAATTCGTCATTTTTGCCGTGAACGAAAAAGTACTGATTGGTAATTGGAAGCAATGAAAATTCGTGAAACCGTTTGGGATAATAATATTTGGAAAGCGCGTAAAGAACGAAGCAGCCCACAAGCAAATATGTAGCCCAATCGGTTGAATTTATAAGTCTTTCGCTGAAATCCACCTTTAAATTTTTGCGTAAAGGTACAGCAAAATTTATTTCATGTTTACGGTATCAATTAGATTTTCCTTCACATTTGTTTGTTCAAAAAAAGGTACATTTGCGCAAAATTGCAGTATGATTAAGGCAGTGGTGGTGGTGCCAACTTACAATGAAATTGAAAACATAGAGCGTCTGCTGCGCACTGTTTTTTCTTTGCAACGTGATTTTCACGTTTTGGTTGTGGATGACAATTCCCCAGATGGCACTGCACAAGCGGTTGAGGCAAATTTCAATAATTATCCAGGTAAATTATTTATACTAAAACGTCCTGAAAAAACAGGTTTGGGTTCTGCTTATATCGCAGGTTTCAAATGGGCTTTAGAAAACGAATACGAGTACATTTTTGAAATGGACGCCGATTTTTCGCACAACCCAAATGATTTAATTCGGTTATTCAATGCGTGTCATAAAGAAGGAAATGATCTGGCAATTGGGTCACGATATGTGAAGGGCGTGAATGTTGTAAACTGGCCCATGAGCAGGGTTTTGCTATCTTGGTTGGCTTCAAAATACGTTCGTTTTGTAATGGGAATGGATATTTATGATACCACCGCCGGATTTATTTGTTACAAAAGAAGCGTGCTGCAGAAAATAAACCTAGATAACATTCGTTTTGTGGGCTACGCTTTTCAAATTGAGATGAAGTTTAAGGCGCACATCAGCAAATTCAAGATAAAAGAAGTGCCCGTTATTTTTACGGACCGCACCAAAGGAGAATCCAAAATGAGTTCGGGTATTATTTCCGAAGCTATATTTGGAGTGATTGCAATGAAATTTAAAAGTGTATTTAACAGTAAAAGGTTTAATGAAACATCTTTTTATTAAATTTAATATTCAGTGGAATATTGAAGAAAGATGTTCCATTTATCCATTAAAAAAAAGAATAGTAACGTCAAATGAAAGCAGTTTTAATTAAGAATGCGAATATTGTAAATGAAGGAGTAATTTTTAAAGGCGACGTGCTTGTTCAAGACGGTCGCATTGCCGAAATTTCTGAATCTATCAGCATGAAATCTGCCGAAACAAAAGTTATAGATGCTGACGGAAGCTATCTATTGCCTGGAATGATTGATGACCAAGTACATTTCCGCGAGCCAGGATTGACGCACAAAGCAACCATTGAAACTGAATCGAAAGCTGCGGTAGCTGGCGGAATTACTTCTTTCATTGAAATGCCAAACACAGTTCCCCAGGCTACGACTATTGAGTTGCTTGAAGAAAAATTTGAAATTGCCGCAAAAACTTCGTGGGCAAATTATTCTTTCATGTTTGGTGGAACAAATGATAATCTGGATGAAATTTTAAAAGTGGATCCTCTAAAAGTCGCGGGTTTAAAATTGTTTTTAGGTTCTTCAACTGGAAATATGTTGGTAGATGATCCAAAAATATTGGAAGAAATTTTCAGCAAAACTAAGTTGCTTATTTCGGCGCATTGCGAAGATGAAGGCACTATCAAAAAGAATCTAGAAAAATACAAAGCAGAATACGGCGAAGATATTCCTATTGAACTTCACCCAAAAATTCGCAGTGAGGAAGCTTGTTATATTTCTTCTTCAAGAGCAATTAAACTTGCTGAAAAAACGGGAGCCAGACTTCACGTTTTTCACCTTTCCACAGAAAAAGAAACGCATCTTTTCAGCAATAAAAAACCGTTAGCCGAGAAGAAAATCACTGCCGAAGTTTGTATTCACCATTTATGGTTTACGGATGAAGACTATAAGACCAAAGGCACCAAAATAAAATGGAATCCAGCCGTTAAAACTGAGAAAGACAGAGACGGATTGTTAAAAGCATTGCTCGATGACAGAATTGACGTGATTGCTTCAGACCACGCACCACATACCTTGGAAGAAAAAAACAATAAATATCTAAACGCTCCTTCAGGCGGACCGTTGGTGCAGCACGCTTTGGTGGCGCTTTTAGAAATGTATCACAAAGGAAAAATTTCCATCGAAAAAATTGTTGAAAAGACTGCGCACAATCCTGCAATTTTATTTCAAATAAAAGATCGTGGTTACATTCGTGAAGGCTACAAAGCGGACTTGGTTTTAGTAGATATCAATTCGCCTTGGAGCGTTAAAAAAGAAAATTTACTCTATAAATGTGGCTGGTCACCTTTTGAAGGAACAATTTTCAAATCACGAGTTACACATACTTTGGTAAACGGCGTGATAGTTTATGAGAACTCAAAATTTCCCAACAAGGGCAAGGCAGAAAGACTTACCTTTAATAGATAATGAAACATTCGTGATTAATTTTAAACACACGACTAGATCACTAATTGGATGTTCCAAATGTCCTTTAAAAAACGAATAGTATAGACAAATGAAACAATCGATTATTTTTATATTATTCGCTTTAGTTCTTTTTGGTTGTCAGGATGTAAATTATCCTGAAAAGCCCAAAAATCTTATTGCTAAGGATAAAATGGTCGATATTCTGACGGAAACGTATTTGGATAATGCCGCCCGTAGTGTGGATAATAATTCTATTATTACAAAAGGAATAAAAATGGATTCCATGGTCTATAAAAATTTTGGAATAGATAGTTTGCAATTCGTACAAAGCAATTCGTTTTATGCGGCTGATGTAAATACATATATGGAAATTGTTCAGGAAGTTGAAGCTAGACTTACAAAAATGGGGAAAGACATGGACAGTATTTGGGAAATGAAACGCGACCGAAAAGATAGTGTTAATGACCTATTGAAACGACCCATAAAAACTCCAGATCCGGTAAAAGACAGTTTAATTTGATCCTTTTCCGCTTTCCTTTACAACTCTTTCCAATGTTTTTTCTGTTGAAATAAACTGAAATCCAAGCTCGTT comes from Aequorivita sublithincola DSM 14238 and encodes:
- a CDS encoding THC0290_0291 family protein; this translates as MNTRILLLVFSLLIFPLQKAISQSGISHEVGVVAGPLAFFSDYGQRENFETNIGNTGIGFGLLYFMNFTNRADAGYSVPERYFYDHFKIRGELDFHKTSFEHFGRWVADDQQSLFADQLRAMSGSTTVIDLGFQLEYFPFSLQRFEYREYTVSPFVSFGLHWSYFNPKVESSLGPLNTLISTPVKYFDSFQQAPGQTFSVVASAGMRYKLNRDSDLIFDVRWQNYFSNWVDGLNPDVPENKSNDWIFWVNVGYIYYLD
- a CDS encoding cystathionine gamma-synthase, encoding MKFNTKTIHGGQHNVDPAFGAVMPPIYQTSTYSQTTPGGHKGFEYSRSGNPTRAALERAFASLENGEFGLAFGSGLAAIDAVIKLLKPGDEVISTNDLYGGTYRLFTKIFEGFGIKFHFVGMENAEKIEDYVNDKTKLIWVETPTNPMMNIIDIKKAASIAKKHKVLLAVDNTFATPYLQQPLEMGADIVMHSATKYLGGHSDVVMGALIVKDKDLAEKLYFIQNASGAICGPQDCFLILRGLKTLHIRMQRHCENGKAIAEYLANHPKIEKVYWPGFENHPNHSIAKAQMKGFGGMISFVIKGSNYKQAIKIVENLKIFTLAESLGGVESLAGHPASMTHASIPKEEREKTGIVDSLIRLSVGIEDVEDLIADLEQAIG
- a CDS encoding DUF3298 and DUF4163 domain-containing protein, producing MNTRITVLALIALITVSCNQEKNIEFSPESFTEKELSICKNSKCPEITINYVEVFGDDEVSKKINKKIKNFIFSSLLMGEDSIPSAKTIQEAATNFIEAYNADKAQFPDMAGDYFAEISVNEIYNSPKHICFEMRQYLFTGGAHGYGTTSFLNLDPKTGDELTSKELFKSNKELVAFAENKFRLQQNIAKNQSINDTGFWFENEKFYLPESVGFTRDSLIFIYNQYDIASYADGPIELKIAMKEAAPFLSID
- a CDS encoding arsenate reductase family protein, producing MQKVYYLSTCDTCKRVMNEIEIPSSFIKQDIKTQGITAEELDQLFNFTDSYEELFSRRAKLYQERNLKDENLLEEDYKAMILEHYTFLKRPVIVNNDKIFIGSSPKTVAAAKKSIHSK
- a CDS encoding DMT family transporter, translated to MDKRFVAILAATATETIYGVNHTIAKGLMPHVIQPFGFIVLRVGGAALLFWLLSLFTKSEKIDRKDWWRILACAVFGMVLNMLMFFKGLSLSTPINSAVSMTITPVLLLLLTALILRERITWIKTAGIIFGLSGALVLILFQEKTQNNAPNIPLGNLLFVLNAISYSFYLILVKPLVSKYKAVTLLKYFFLIAFFINLPVGYSEFIQVEWMQLTSSEIWQMVFVVVATSFLTYLFNIFALKQLSPSTVGVFIYLQPVVATIFAVLAGADSLNALRIGAASLIFVGVFLSTRKPKKAILPT
- a CDS encoding acyl-CoA thioesterase; amino-acid sequence: MYTKQFEIRWSDIDANRHMRNSAYIDYMSHTRMSFLMQSGMDQQSLAEHNLGPVAFYEHMYYFREFFPGKPVTVSLQLKGLSEDGMYFEFLHNFYDEKGKNCARCEMMGGWIDLKERKLTGLPKDFYDKFNNLEKTDDFRILTKENTRKFSERPQDLNL
- a CDS encoding YheT family hydrolase, whose amino-acid sequence is MTLIKSNYKPKFPFKNGHFSTIYSAKFRPSPKLIQLRERLQLADGDFMDIDFSFSKNPSKKVTILLHGLEGNAQRTYIRGQTKVLIENGWDVAAVNFRGCSGEKNLSFQSYNAGKTDDLEAVVDFILKKDKYNEIALVGFSLGGNLLLKYLGERESFPKQIKKAVAISTPLSLKGSLESLNEFSNWIYQTSFLINLRKKYKAKMKDFPERMTVSDYKKITSLLQFDHVYTAPAHGFKDAFDYYKKNSSLQFIPNIQIPVYILNAANDSFLSSECYPKELASTMKNLQLEIPKYGGHVGFHQTNKLYYSESRTLEFLNE
- a CDS encoding YicC/YloC family endoribonuclease, translated to MIQSMTGYGKEVVQLPSKTISIEVKSLNSKGLDLNTRVPSAYREKELEIRDLLAKSLQRGKIDFSLYIEVTGEEVSTQLNEIAVKQYIKQLAKVVDGDPVELLKMAVRMPDALKTEREEIDEKEYETILKGVDKALEAINKYRTDEGLVLGNDFLDRTKTIAKLLEDVIALDPERIDGVKERLRKAVSDLKEKVDENRFEQELIYYLEKYDITEEKVRLKNHLEYFEETLKSNDSNGKKLGFITQEIGREINTIGSKANYAPMQQVVVQMKDELEKIKEQALNVL
- the gmk gene encoding guanylate kinase, translating into MEGGKLIVFSAPSGSGKTTIVQHLLKQEDLNLEFSVSCTSREARGDEKHGENYYFISLKEFKQHIKNDDFLEWEEVYRDNFYGTLKSEVERIWSHKKNVIFDIDVVGGLRIKKKYPDKTLSVFVKPPSIDELKIRLKKRKTESDERINMRIAKASVELATAPQFDYIIKNHDLETALNEAHDLVERFIKN
- the nadD gene encoding nicotinate (nicotinamide) nucleotide adenylyltransferase: MTKKIGLYFGTFNPIHVGHLIIANHLAEFSDLDEVWFVVTPHNPHKIKKTLLEDHHRLTMVRIAVEDYPKLHASNVEFDLPQPNYTVNTLAYLEEKYSEKNFCLIMGEDNLKSFQKWKNYEVILERYSIYVYPRISEGTVETQFNNHKKIKKVDAPIIELSSTFIRNGIKSGKNIKPMLSSEVWKYLDEMNFYK
- a CDS encoding uroporphyrinogen-III synthase, translated to MKVKTILVSQPEPKIENSPYFDLIEKQKVKIDFRPFIHVEGVSGKDVRSQKVDLTKYSAIILTSRNSVDHYFRIAEELRFKVPDTMKYFCLSEAVAYYLQKYVVYRKRKIYVGKRTFPELAPLIKKYKNEKFLLPTSDKLKEDIPAVLNELKVDWKEATFYKTVISDLSDLRDVYYDILVFFSPSGIESLFENFPDFDQKDTCIAVFGNTTVKAAQDQGLRVDIQAPTPETPSMTMALEKYIKEVNNKK